DNA from Aliarcobacter butzleri:
ACGCTCCTGAAGATGATATTGATATATTACCAGTTATTGATTATTTAGAAGAAGGTTTAAATGAAAATATTCCAAAATCTCCTGAGAAAATTGTTCAAAATGAATATGAAGAAGATGATGAAAGTATCGTAAGTTTATCAAAATTAAATGCTGGTGGCGTTTTGGACTCTTCGGAATTAAATAAAATAAATGATATTTTACATGAAGATGAAATTTATAATGGTATAACTTTAGAAAAACGTGATTGGAAAGATATCTCTTCAATTATTGACGATGCTTTAGAAGAAGTTAAAGAGTATGAGTTTGATTTAAAAAATGAACCTATGAAAACTTATAATTTAGTATTAAGTAAGTATGGAATTGATGAGTTAAGACCTTTATTAGAGAAATTTGATCAAACTATTATAGATAAAATTGCAAGTGGTCAAACTATAGATTTGCGAGTGAGTTTAAGGGATACAAATAGATGAATGATAAAAAAGGCGCAATTTTAATCATTTCAGGACCAAGCGGTTGTGGAAAATCTACTTTATTAAAAGAAGTTTATAAAAATATTTCTGATTACTATTTTTCAATTTCTACAACTACAAGGGAACCTAGAGTTGGTGAAGTAAATGGCGTTGATTATTTTTTTGTTTCTAAAGAAGAGTTTGAAGAAGATATAAAAAATGGTAATTTCTTAGAATATGCAAAAGTTCATGATAATTACTATGGAACATCTTTAAAACCAATAATTAATGCTTTAAATGAAGGTAAATTAGTAATTTTTGATATAGATGTTCAAGGACATCATTTAGTAAGAAAAAAAATGAATGATTCTGTAACTTCAGTTTTTATTACAACTCCGTCATTAAAAGTTTTAGAAGAAAGATTAAATAATAGAAATAGCGATAGTTTAGAAGTTATTGAAAAAAGAGTGAAAAACGCAAAAAAAGAGATTGAATTTTTTGATGAGTATGATTATTTTATAGTAAATGACAACTTAGAAAGTGCTTCAAATGAGCTAGTTTCTATCGCGAATATTGCAAGAGCTAAAGCCAAACTTTTTGATAAAGAAAAAATAGTATCAAACTGGCTTAATTAACTATTTGATACAGTCATAACTTATAGGTTTATCAAAGTAAAAACCTTGAGAATAATCTATATTTAACTCTTTTACTTTATTATAAATTTCTTCATTTGCTACAAATTCAGCTACTGTTTTAACATTGAACTCTTTTGCAATATTTGAAATTGTTCTTACAATAATTTCTAAATCTTTAGAATTATGAATATTTTGGATTAATGAACCATCGATTTTAATAAAACTAATTTTTAGTTTTGATAATAGATGAAAATTTGAATATCCAGCACCAAAATCATCTATTCCAACTATACATTCAAATTTTTTAACTTCTGAAATAAATCTTGAAACTTCTTCAAAATCTACGATTTCTTCTGATTCTAAAATTTCAAAACTCAAAAGTTTTGTATGCTCAATACTTTGTGCTGTTAAAAAATCATATATATATTTTGTAGTATTTTTATTTGAAATATCAGCATATGAGATATTTATAGATACTTTTTTATTTTTTTCTTTTATTAATTTTAATGCATCTTTTAAAATAACTTTTATGATATTTGGATACTGTTTTGTCTTTTTTGCGATATCAAGGAAATTATAAGGACCAACTTCATTTCCATTTTCATCTATATATCTAATTAGCGCTTCGTATTTATAAATCTCTTTTGTTTGAGTATCTACAATTGGTTGAAAATATGCTTGAAATTTATTTTCTTTAAAGCCATTTTTTAGTTGTTTTAACCATTTTATATTATTTTCAAATGATTGATGAATATTAAATGAGTCATTATAAATCATAATTTTTCTAAGTTTTGTTCTTGCATAAGTTATTGTTCTTTGAGCATATTTATATGCTAATGCTCCATTTGCATGTGAAACACCAACTGTAAGATTGATATCAATCTCATTTTCATTTACTAAAAATGATTGATTTTCTATTTTACTAATAAAAGATTTTGTATATTTATAAAATTCTTCTACACTTTTTCCACTATTTACTGCTACAACTACGAACTTATCAACATCTAATTTATAAACAGAGTATTCATTCGCAGGGAAATGTTCTTTTAACTTGTAAGATAACTCAACTAAAATTCCATCACCAATCTCTTCTCCAAATAAATCATTTAATGTTAAAAAACCATCTATATCAAAAAACGCCATTAGTACATCATCTGTTTGATTTAAATCTTTTTTTAATCTATTTCTATTTGGAAGATTTGTTAGTTTATCTACAAATAACTCTTTTAACTCATAATATATTATAGATTGAGACATTGCTTGTAGAAGTTTTGCAATATCAATAGGTTTTAGAACATATTTATCAATTCCAATATCGATACTTTCAAGCAAATACTCTTTATTTGAAAATGCTGTTGTGATTATGATAGGGATATTAGGATTTATATTTTTTATCTCTTTTGCCATTTCTAAACCATTTAGAATTGGCATATTGATATCTGTAACGATTAAATCAATATTTTTTTCGTATTTTTTAAATAATTCTAGACCTTCTTGTCCATTTTCAGCAATATATTGGTTCTTTGTAAAAGATTTTAGTATTTCGTGAGTAACTTCTCGTAAGTCTTTTTCATCTTCAACATATAAAATAGACATATTTTTCAATATAGAAATATTATTTATCATTAAGTATCCCTGCAAATTT
Protein-coding regions in this window:
- the gmk gene encoding guanylate kinase, whose translation is MNDKKGAILIISGPSGCGKSTLLKEVYKNISDYYFSISTTTREPRVGEVNGVDYFFVSKEEFEEDIKNGNFLEYAKVHDNYYGTSLKPIINALNEGKLVIFDIDVQGHHLVRKKMNDSVTSVFITTPSLKVLEERLNNRNSDSLEVIEKRVKNAKKEIEFFDEYDYFIVNDNLESASNELVSIANIARAKAKLFDKEKIVSNWLN
- a CDS encoding EAL domain-containing response regulator; its protein translation is MINNISILKNMSILYVEDEKDLREVTHEILKSFTKNQYIAENGQEGLELFKKYEKNIDLIVTDINMPILNGLEMAKEIKNINPNIPIIITTAFSNKEYLLESIDIGIDKYVLKPIDIAKLLQAMSQSIIYYELKELFVDKLTNLPNRNRLKKDLNQTDDVLMAFFDIDGFLTLNDLFGEEIGDGILVELSYKLKEHFPANEYSVYKLDVDKFVVVAVNSGKSVEEFYKYTKSFISKIENQSFLVNENEIDINLTVGVSHANGALAYKYAQRTITYARTKLRKIMIYNDSFNIHQSFENNIKWLKQLKNGFKENKFQAYFQPIVDTQTKEIYKYEALIRYIDENGNEVGPYNFLDIAKKTKQYPNIIKVILKDALKLIKEKNKKVSINISYADISNKNTTKYIYDFLTAQSIEHTKLLSFEILESEEIVDFEEVSRFISEVKKFECIVGIDDFGAGYSNFHLLSKLKISFIKIDGSLIQNIHNSKDLEIIVRTISNIAKEFNVKTVAEFVANEEIYNKVKELNIDYSQGFYFDKPISYDCIK